In the genome of Aedes aegypti strain LVP_AGWG chromosome 2, AaegL5.0 Primary Assembly, whole genome shotgun sequence, the window tgaacacattcATGTCATGTGAAAATTTcccagctttgccgaagaccacatttcgatgggacgtaaggataatttgttatttttgataacaaagtgtTAATCaagctgagatgatcattcaattactttcagagcaatactgcttttttgctatagaacatagtagcctagatttggatttgatctattttttccgccaggagcaccactgttgcctgtcgaacagttggtgaagcatgctacatgcaaaccaactttatgatgatgaataacaatttatcctgaggtccaatcaaaaagtggtcttcggcaaagttgtagctgggaggatttcaaaTTAGAAGAATTTGATCACTTTTCCATAACATATCAAGACAAAGAAATGGGGGTGACctatttcgcataaagacgtttcgcataaggacgtttcgcatacggacgtttggcataatggacgtttcgcataaagcagtttcatacaagaacaggtagcattttaaagaaggcatataattctgattatgccaaatgtccattatgccaaacgtccttatgcgaaacgtccttatgcgaaacgtctttatgcgaaatgtcccaccccccAAAGaaatagagggctgaacacaaaaggttgacATTTTCCATAGTAAACTCCATATAatcttcaaatggcgtgtgcactgtcaattttcttccgaatcacttcaaactttgggaggatgctatttaccataattaaaatcgttttagcataggggagcaaacatttaaaactttgcatcactctaatggacACTCTAGGTGAGGGTAATTCATCGcttgaatttcatcaggaaacctttttttttcaccattagcgcaacGCTGGTTTTAAAttctaaatttcaaaattcgacATATTGAGTGTtaataatctaaaaaatatcattctaccatgaccccacagttatggatcaaatagtgtgcagttcaacctataaaattcaataaaatgacatggaaaacgtaaaattgtaattaaaaagcatgaattgaatcgtttcaaattggaacttcggttagtaaactgttttgagtgtaatattaaTATAGGattgtataaaaattaaaaattgtatcggtttctgaaaaccatattatggataaattttcatattatggatcaaattgtgacatattacggaccAGTGCGCAAAACAAGAAATTTTCAACTCAATTCATCTGTAtagcatgatttggcgaaaatttacaatgtgtcacatattactgcaaaaaatagcagtgttataGCTGGAAACAAGGCTAAAATGCCTTTTTTTGTGACTACATTGTAGTaattgagacatgaactgttttcactctacaccaagttttccacccatttttgtctgctaaaaaacgaaattgacaaaccttgatgttttattagtttaatCCTTAGTGcttttgtctgaaaatgtcgaatccaatgcttaaaatggcagaaatctacattctttggaagtgatccataaccgtggtaaacaaccatttcctggtccatattatggatcactagttagaagtgctaatattcggtatttagaatcaacagagaagaaaaatgttttccaaagatgaattcatactaaatcaaaGTGAACGAGAacgttttatgctataacatttgaattttaccacctgtgagagcttatgaatgctgacggcactacttacagaaaacgaccatataatgatagctgtgtggtacctactaaacatttgtcaaatacgccgttatttagcggttgaatgttgtgcttacaAATGGTACAAGACAAATaatataacatgggaaaaatatgttttacgtcaacgttttttgttttgagcgagttatccgatgttgaatgccaaagtgatccgtcactgtgggtgatccgtaactgtgtgagCACTTACATCAATATAGCGTTAAAATCATAGATAGCCACCAGATTTGTCCTCTCAAAATAACGCTCATAATCTTTAGTGTCAAAATATAAAACCAATGATTGAAAacttgatttagaaaatcgttcatttcataaaattggaattctaacgatatttGCCAATGGTGGCCTGATTTCAGCGAGAACTGTTCCACTGTATGATGTTTTATTCTTTTGAACTGTAATAGCTTATCTTGATCGTCGATATTttaccccaccttactctaagattttagattttttagtTTGATTAGGTAAAGACGATTCTGACCCATCAGACCTGTCAATGAAATGATTGTTGACCAATGTTTGACATCTGCGTGACACATTCGATTCACAATTTAAGAATAATCGGTCCACAATTCCATCCATCAACCCATGACAGTCGAACTTTGTCGTTAGCTTTAAATGTTGTTCAACAAATGCGACCATGGGGAACAGCATAAACGTTGCGATAAATTTGCATCAGATACCCAAACCACCGTAGCTGAATGGTTGGAAATTGGGCAACTGCTTTCGAGGTTGACGATTTTTCTACCACCACATCTTGGGCGGTGGTAGAATGAAAGCAATATAAATATCAATTGCGCTGCAACTGGGTTAGTATAGTTTGGTGTCGATTTGCAGATAGACATCTGATCACCATGGCATCAGCCAAAGTGATTTTTCTGTTCGTGGTTGTAATTTGTGCTGTGCTGGTGGCTGAAGCTAGACCTCACGAAAAGGAGGAAGAATGGAAACATGGCGGAGGCAAGGAACATCACTCAGAGGAGCACTCATCTCATGGGGAAAAGGGTGATAAAGGTCACAAACACGATGAGGAGCACGAGGAAGGCAAGAAAGGCCATCACGACAAGGAAGGACACAAGAAAGAATACCACGACGAGGGAGGGCACAAGAAGAAACATCACGACGAGGGAGGATACCACAAAGAAAGCAATAAAGGCGAAAAGGGTGAAAAAGGTCACAAGTTTGAGGAGAGCGGTAGCTTCAAGAAGGGACATTCAACGAAAGGCCATCACGAGATTCACAAGCTAGACGAGTTCAAAAAGgaaaagaaattctttgatgaAGATCACGATGAGGCTTTCGATGAGAAGTTTGGAGACTTTAAGGAGGAACATGGGTACAAGAAGGGAGGCCATGAAAAGAAGGGACACAAAAAAGCGGGACATCATGAAGACCACTACGGGAAAAagggaaagaagaagaagggatcTCACCATCACGATCACGTTGGACACAAGGATGAACATGGTCACGATGAACACTGGAACCACAAAGAACATTTCGGCAAAAAGGGTGGCAAGGACCATCACAAAAAGTGGGGACATAAAAAAGGTCACCACTGATCAGTCTAATAATACTCTAAAATCAGCTATTGAATAAATATAACTTGGTATAAAATGCTTACATGATGAATTAATTTGAATCTTTCGAAATGAATATCTTTTCAGCATTGGGTTTAAATTAAGCCAATCGTTTGATCACCGTTCATCAGATTTCCGGATAGTCCGATTTCTGGAATCCATTCGCTGGGATTTTCTCCTGGCATGGAGTTAAATGGCAAAGTTTGGCTTCCCCGTTCAACTCGTTTTGCTGCACATCTCACTTCGACAGAAAAAACATAGTGACCGGCACTGAGCAGTTACTCGTTACTAAATATGCAACTACTGCATgcatgaaattcaaattaattaaattcaacATTCATGTTTGAGCTACCCTGACGAGCATTGCTGCATTTAGATAATTGGATCCAAAGTCCAAACGGAGTTACTCGGCTTAGTTTGTGTTCGAAACAACAGCTTGTCAGTGggaacattttattatttttccaacTGATACAATGCCTACGCAGAGGAAGAACTGCAGCATTGGGTACTCGTACATTCGATTGATGACCGAAATCCGTAACGAACTGTGAACGTTGGAACAAATCTATTGAAGCGTTGATTGTAGTGACGAAGCGATGCAAAGGGTCTGTCGGTGCATATTTGAAGGCCGACATGGGCTCCATTTAAAATTGAACCAATTAGCACTACTGTTATAATCGGTCAACTGAGTGCATGCTTCGAAATTTATATGGCTATTGTTGAATGCAA includes:
- the LOC110676959 gene encoding histidine-rich glycoprotein, whose translation is MASAKVIFLFVVVICAVLVAEARPHEKEEEWKHGGGKEHHSEEHSSHGEKGDKGHKHDEEHEEGKKGHHDKEGHKKEYHDEGGHKKKHHDEGGYHKESNKGEKGEKGHKFEESGSFKKGHSTKGHHEIHKLDEFKKEKKFFDEDHDEAFDEKFGDFKEEHGYKKGGHEKKGHKKAGHHEDHYGKKGKKKKGSHHHDHVGHKDEHGHDEHWNHKEHFGKKGGKDHHKKWGHKKGHH